TTTGCTATTTGCTGTGGCTTTTTCAGAAGTGGGGTTTGTTTCTGTATCTTTCCACGATATcgatgaaaattttgtttatcattaaaaaagggggaaaagacTGTATAtgaaatacaattaattgatTCCAGTTACCTATAATAGCTTGGGTTCTTTGGTTCAGCTTCATTGACGAGCTCAGCTGCTTCCTCTAAATGAACCTCAATTTCTAATGTCATTGCTCCAAACTTATCTGACAAAAGTTCAGCTCGTAGGACAGACAATTGCAGCAAAACAAATCTCCAATAGCATGATTTAGCTTTTGCGGCATCAGCTAGAGCTTGCCACtataaaccaaaaagaaaacaatacaatattgaacttccatcaatccaaaagataaagcCAACAAatcttatttcaataaattagtTACTTCTCCCCATgcctctttttcattttttttttataagaacaactttcattgaggaaaaaaaaaatacacaggCATACAAAAACCAAGCCCACGAAAAAGGGAACTCCTTTAACAAAAAGAGACTCCTgctatacaaaatcatgtcaattgaataattacaaaaaacctTCGAAATTGAAGCCcaatagaaaaaatgaaagcGAACAAGGGAACCATATATCTCTAGAATCTCTCTCAACCCCCCTAAACAGCGTACTATTCCTTTCATGCCACAATACCCAAATAACAGCACAAACGCTAGTAAGCCAGAGAAAATAGCCTCTCCCCAAACGGCTGATTGAAGAGGAACTCGATCATATTTCTAACATCACTATGACGAGCACACATCAAGCCAAATGTCTAAAAAAAAAGAGTCCCAAACATAGCTCGCAAACTCGCAACGCCAAAGAATATGGTCCAAGTCTTCCTTCACCTTCTGAAACAAAATACAATAGAAAGGCCCAACCAGCGATGACATCTTCCTAACATGCCTATTTAACGTGCTAATACGACCATGAAGAACCTGCGAAGTGAAAAATCTCACCGTTCTAGGAACCTTAATCCTCCACAACGACGAAAAAACAGACTCACGAAAAGGAGAAGGATCAACCAAACACTAGAACAAAGACTTACACGAGAATCTTTTCAAAGGATTCGGGCTCCAAATTCTCACACCTCTCCTCCCAAGACAAATGGGGTGACTCTTAAGAAGGGAAAGGAGAGCAACCACATCCGTTGTTTCCCCGTCGAAAAGAGCACAATGGAACCCGAAGGAAAACGAGCAAGAACTCCCTATCCACATTAGAAAATCAgccataaattgattttttaaacaaaaacaaatgatACACCGGGAAAATGAATCGTAGAGAGGTCCCTCCCCCACCCAGTGATCGTCCCAAAAGTACATCTCTCCCCCCATCACACACCGAACCCAAAGAACAAAAGCAGGGAGCTCTTTTGAAATATCTTTCCAAAGATTCCAATAAGTGCCTTTAATCCCTCTAGCCAACCACTCAAAAGAACGGGGGCCATGTTTACCAACAATAATCCTACGCCATAGAGAATTGGGCTCAGAGGAAAAGTGTCACAACCATTTGGTTAAAAAGGCTTTGTTACGAATCCTGAGGTTGCCAATTTCTAACCCCCAATAAAATCGGTTTTTCGATAACCTCTCATCTAATTAAGTGCGagccttttccttttccttcatCAATCCCTTCCCAAAGGAAGTCACGTATCAAGCTCTCCAAACGCTTATACACGTCACCCATGGCtctaaagagagaaaagaaataaaCTGGAATGCCGCTGACAGACTTAATCAAGGTAAGATGGCCCGCTTTAGAAAAGAAACCCTTCTTCCAAGCAGCCAACCTAATACGAACTTTGTCCACCACGAGATCCCACAAAGAAACTGGTGTAGTCTAAGTAGGCTCAAGGAGTAATCCTCCAAGAATTAAGATTTTGAATCTTTTATTCGAATGATAATGTGTTTCATACAAGAAGGAAAtgttcctatttatagaggtttacaACAAgtaggggtaaaaagggaattaaCCTAGAATATTGCCTAATTACTCAATTAATCCCTATTCTTCTTACATCATTCTAcccctccaaaaaaaaaaactcgtcctcgaattttaaaaacaaaaaaagtatgaaacaatgaatgaaataaacttGTTCAATGGAGTATGACCAAATCAACCTCctacattttgaacaaaaatattatgatcAAAGAGATAAATTCGAGACAAAAAATCCAATATTGCCATCAAAAGATGAACTTCTCCATCGGGCATAAACCCAAAAAAGATGTTTTCTTCAAGCTCATTCAAAACCGCATTCAAAGGACCAATCACTAAAAAACCACCTTCCAAGGAGAATTGTTCAAGAATCACGTCTTCTTTATCATTCGCTTCAAGTTCTTTGACAGCTTAATGATCCATTTCCACCGCAATTAGTGTGACGTTGTTCTTGTTCGATTTTTGCTCggtgtttgatattttttttcatcttcttcattgggtttttcttcttcacttGAAACTATTTCCAAATCAATATAGACGAAAGCTTTGAAGAagtaaaaataatttagttGAACAGAAATCTCAAGGTGAATAATCATCAAAATGCTTAGCTATAGAATCACTTGATAAGACTTTGACTTGAGGAATCCAAGGGCGATATGAATAAGGAAGTGTCCTGTCTTGAGAGAGAACGTTGAATACTCTTCTTCCAAACCAAATGAACAGCAATGTTAAGTTCTATTCTCTTGTTGCTAATCCCACAACTTTGAACCTATTATCTGGTAATGATGCAGTCTCCCCCAATGCACCATGGTTCCAAGCATCAAGGGAGAAAAAGATGTGATTTTCCAGCCAAGGGAAACGTTTTCTGTGTAAACAGTAACGTCATAAATGAATATCACCCAACAAATGTGAGAATACCTCCTGATTTACCAAATGCTTCCAAGGAGATCCTCTGAACCAACAAAGATTATTGCAAGATCCACATGTTGCTCTACTGTCTTTCTCGTACACTGAATGTTTGACAACGCCCTTCATACAGAACAGATGTTGCCAGCTCCTATGGAGAAATGGTCTGGTAATTAACATATTTTTGTAGAATGTTGTTGGAAAATTAATGCTCCACTTTCAAATGCTAATTTTACGTGGTCGAATGGTAAGGAAGCTCCACGGTTAACCAAAACTAATAGATTTTTTGCTTCTAAAGTTGGCTCGATCTTTATACAAATGTAAAAGCCTTACAGTTGATGACGCCAACTTCAGATCATTTTTCGATCATGCTGAATCATGCTCTTGCCTTCTTTGAGGAGATGTCGGGTTTGAGAATCCCCCTTGTTAATCTTCAAACCCAACATCTCCTCAAAGAAGACAAGAGTGTGATTCAGCATCTGGTAAAAGAAAAGAGTGtcatcaacaaattgaagatcGGAATGGGCCACCCCATCCTTACTACCCTCAAATGGCTCAATGACATTACCTTCGACACACTCTTACCATTCTACTGAGGATGTCCACTACTAGAAGAAACGAAAAGGGGAAAAGGGAATCTCCCTGCCTCAAACTTCTCGACGTTGTCACTTTACCCCAAGGCTCCCATGGATAAGAAAGGAGTAGCTCACATTCCTCAGGCAAACATGCCTCTTTTTCATATGCGTGCAGATGttattttcattaataaaatagaGCTTAATagatatacaattaatatttccATCTTTATTAGCGCTATTTTCATTAATAAGCTTAATtgatatacaattaatttttaaacataagGGACTTTTGTTTATATGGGTGATGAATATGTAGGAGGAAGGATGTCATCTACAAAAGTACAGCATATTCTCTCCACTAATTAAAACAGAAGACATCAGGCTGAAAATGCTAAGGAGGCACAAACAACCCAGCTTGCAAAATGGATTTGGAGATTCCTTCTCGAGTCTGAAGTCCAATGATTACAAAGTGAAATAGAGAAAATAAGGGAACAAAGTAATGACAGTTCACTAAAATGAAGGGccaaaagattttttaaaatatatatatatatataatgaaaattatgtttcttgttaaaaatgataataataataataaaccagAAGAATGGCAAGAGCTTCTAGCGATTCATTTGGAAATTGGAACCAGAGGTTGAAGGTTATGACTAGGTTCAAGCAAGGAGATGGACGATGAATTTACTTTCGGGAGGATTTGTAGTTAGGCCCAAAAAGGAATGTTTCCAAGACTTTAGTAGATGGTTTTGACTAAGAATCTCATCATTGGTAGTTGTTGAGGGGAAGGTGGTTGGAAGTGATGCGTGACAAACTAGTTTATCACTCATTGTTCGGTTTATCTTCTCTCCCATGAGAAGATAAACTTAGGTGTCCAATAATATTTCCATTACAAGATTCTTGgtttttgtttctattctttgaGAAATAGATTCGTCTAATGACATTCTCGGTTTCCTATTCTTTTTGAAGACGTCCCAAAATTCTATacaaatgttgaaaataaaagtaGCAGCTTTGTCCTTGACATCTTCTGTCATTCCAGGAAATTTTTCCttatttagtattttttttcgtTGTTAGATGACTTCAATAGTTGCTATCGATCTTTTTGGTTTCTTTTATACGTATGTACTTAGTAAGTTTCAGTTTCTCATATACAAGAAATATTGATCCTAGATTGTGACGAAAGCAGCTTGAACTTCAATGAATTTTACCTGGGAAAGCATTGTTCCATCAAGAATTTTAGCAAGCCTGTAAATTTGATAGTTAGGTCCCAAAGCTTCAGCTTTAATCGTTTGCCATTGCTTCACAAGGGCTTCAGCTTCCTCAACCAACATCAGCTTCTGATTTGAAGCTGTAATTGCAGATGACAGTAGCATATCACTTGTGCCTGCTAAGTTCCTACCCTTCCTCATTAACTTTGACAAAAGCCTTTTAAGACTACTACTAAGATTTGCTTTGCTCTTCGTATTTGGAGGCACTATAACATTATCTAGAGACAGACCCTCATCGCTGAAAACAGAGCTGGTATTCAGGCTTGCTTTATGCGGGGTCCATGTAGGAAAAGGTTTCATCTTTATCATCGTGCTCATTAGATTGAAGGAAGCAAAACTAATACACCCAATTATGACAAGAACTTTCATTTTATCGACAAGACTGCCCCTGGCGAACCACAATTCTgaaattttccatctctttatgCGAAGGTCCCTTTTCAATTGAACTGATGATGAGTTGGCATCAGTCTTTTTTTTTCCCGTTCCTAATTGACTTGGCAAGTTAGTAGGAGTTAAACGTCTAATGATATTCCCAAGATTTTGGGAAGAATTCGAATTAAGGAAGGAGTTCTCAACATCCCTCCACTCTGACAGAGAGGAAGTGGATATGGGCCTGTTATTTGTGGGAACTATAATCTGCTGCTGAGAATggttaattttcttctttgcatCCATTTTCTTCTCACCGCGGAGAAAACTAACCTGaacaaacattaaaaaataaacaaataaataaataatgcttGCCACTACTAAGTTCAGTATACgctttatgtttaaaaaaagaGTTCTCAAATCTGATCTATTGGTATGAATCTCACCAGTGTCAGGGAGCAATCCCTCGTATCTTTAAAGACACCAAGTACAGTATCCTTCAACCATATTTCCTGCTCAAGTTCAACAGGCTTTCAGATATAAAAAGAGACGTCAGGAAAAGCGGATAAAGaattttaaactaaatattGTCATATTTTGTTTTGGGATGTGATGAGGGTATggtgtgtcaacctagttgagataacCAGGTGCACCTGCTGATCCTTAGTTCTAGTTCTTGTTAGTTCGATTGTTTTTTTTGTAATTCGAGCATTAGTCTTGTTTCATGTCCTCAATGAAAAGTGTTGTTTCcgtttcaaaaaataaataaataaataaaactaacaaGTATAAGAAGTGCATATTGTAGGAAAAGTGATAGGCCTCCCAAGCTAcgtatattttatattttcatattcctgcaaatattaaatattctgtataacaaaatttccaaaaaaacgTATCACAAATGAGACCAAATTTGAAACAAACGATATGTACGAACAGCATAACCATAGTCCAAAATGAGATTTTGGATGTATGGTCATAGACATTGGCGAACCATTGAGAAGTATTTTGAAAACCATAGAAACCTTGTATCAaacaacaaatttcaaaattttaagaaatatataCTTAATCTAAAATGTCAAAATCAATAGCATTGTGTCTGTTATAGTATATCTGCAAATAGGAGTTTTTTAGTCTTCCATcctttaaaagtttttttttcaaggGAAACCGAAACTTTTCATTGAGGAcatgaaaaattacaaaagtaGCAACAGAAGCCAACAAAGACTAAAATACAACACCCACATTGCACAAACACTTAAAAAGACTAGATAACTGACGAATAAAACATCCCATACTAAATTGGGCTTCAATATATGTCTATATTTATCTTAACAGAATATACCCTcagttcctttttttttttaagcatcCTATCTGTTTAAAAGGAGAATTTACCAACAATTGGTATGTGTTCTCTGCATGCTTTTTCTCCATTGCTAAATTTGACGATCGGGTAGGCATAGCtggttttgaatttaaaatagaCTGTTGAAGCTTTTCAAAAACCTCAGAATCACTGCACTGGAAACATAATAGCAAGAATAAGAGTTAACACTcaatatcaaattttagtaatttaAGATAGGTTAAGATCATGAAATTAGATTACCACGTCTGGGTTACATATacgataataaaaacaatctACCTGACCAAGAAGAAAATCGCAAAAAGCCTCCTCAAGTTTCAGATCAACACCCTCTGATGCTATCAGACATTCACATATAGTTTTTGCTTTTTCAATCTACATAAGAATAGTATATGACATAGCATTAATGAAAGTAAACGTACCAATTTGCTCTTATGTTTTTAGATGTTTTCTTAACTATGAAACTAAGTTTTTAGTGATTATTATTCAATCATCTTCAAAAATATTTTGAGCAAGGCGATATGCATGTGTgccaataaacaaaacttttCTATATGCAATAGCATCAGCTGCAAAAGTGAAATTACCAACTCTGTCTGCCTGCTTGAAAACCCAAGGGCAAGATGAGCTTTAAAAGCCATAAAGAAGCAATCAAAATCAACCACGACCCTTTGATTCTGTGACTCGattgattttttattctttcttatAAGAGCTAATTCATCCCATGGAAGAAGATCAACCACTTCTGCAGCCATTAACCTACCAAGAGCTTGGCTTAAGAAGCATGGCCAATCCTGAACCTGGCATGATGTTTCCACGTCAAGACCTTGTCTTAGCAATTCACGTAGTGCTGCAATTGCTCCTGCTCTCCGTTCAGCATTCATGGGTAAGTTAGGCAGAGCCAACAACTCCAATGTGCAAGCAGGTGCAAGTTCCTccaaagattcttcaatctgaaACCAGGGGCAGCAAAAAGTATTCATTTGGTTGTTCCGTTTCCCAGAAAATATGTTAGCTGAATGATAAAACAGATCAACATTccataaaatttagaatatgcaACATTTTAATAATGGAAGTAACAAAAATAATGTAGAGGGGCAAAATACACTGGGACGGCATAAAGaaaccaaaaaggaaaaaacatgtCATCCCTAAATTGTTTTACATCCCAAATGTCTGACAAATTCCACGGCTacttgaaattttgagaaaatcaaaatatatctatacatATTAATATATGCAACTTAGGTCTTCTTATAGAACAAAGAACTattacaaataaagaaaaataatagtaaGAACACATAAGGCCAAATATTGACCTCCAATATCTACACATAAATATTTCTAAGTAGTAGAAATTCAAACACTTCCACTCAAGTTGGTTTAAAGATGTCCTCTATAGCCAGCTTGTTAATTAGTTTGTCAAATTGTTTCTTTGGAAGTCTCTTTGATATAGCCTAGAAGATAAAAGGAGAATTTCTCCAAGAATCAAatcaaagtctttattatgcATCAACAGTTACGAATACAAGAAGACAATTCCTCTATTGATAGAGAATGGTAGAgtaaactaatcctaatcctaattaatCAAAGAAACTAATCCCAGTCCTATGAAGCCAAGGGAACTAATCATAATCCTAATCAATAAAAAAACTAATCTCAATCCTAATCAATTAAGGATTTAACCAAGATATCCTAATTTACTCTAATACTACCACATCACTCTTAGTACATTGGAAATTTGCTCTATTGTAGGAAGATAATGAAACTATCATTTCTAGTCCAAATATAAAAATACTTGTTTTGGTATAGATGGGGAGGAAGCAGAATATTCCTTCCCCTGTTTTCAATAGTGAACCtatcattttctttaaatatgaaaatactTGCCCTCAACGCAACTACTCAAATCCAAAATCCAAAGTGAAAATAAACTCTTGCGCATTGAGGATCAAAGGAGAGAATGAAAATAAACAGAAAActaaagagagaaagaagagaaccTTCCATTGCTCAAAAtccctatttttaaaattgttttcaagCTTATAAATTTTATTGCTCCAAGTTTTTTCTTTCATACCTAGGTATCTAGCCCAACCGCACTAATCCTAGAGAACCTTTTGCCTGTCCCAAGGCATTATTGCTCCAACTATTGAACTTAGTATATGTTcactaatttaataaaaaaaaaaaagtcagttTCTTCTCAAAAATATTCTGGACAATATACAAGCTAGAAACCCCTATGGAGGGAAGGGAATATACTACCATAAAGAAAAGGAATTGATCAGGAAACTCAAGGTACAAGACTCCACATGCATAATAGATAGAGCGGTAAAAATGCCTAATGAATTATTAGCTTGAAAAATTGACACGCAAAAGAAGTGGGCCTTTCACCTGAGATAACAATTTTAGTTTCCCAAGAGATGTTTGACTTCTTAGTAGATATTGAGCACGTGCAAGAGCTTCAAATCCTTGAGACACCATGTTCTTCTCAAAACCGAGTTTTGCAATTGCACACTTCAAGAAAGCACCTAATATAAGAATAGgatatataacaagactaaaatAAGAATGGGGTGCTTCAAGAGTCTCCGCCTACTGTCCATAACAACATACCTCTGCTAATACCATGGAGAGCAGTATGTCATGCATATAAGGCTTAGCCATTGGACATTGGACAACTGTCTGTCCAATGTCAAGCACCATTTTGGCT
This genomic window from Benincasa hispida cultivar B227 chromosome 4, ASM972705v1, whole genome shotgun sequence contains:
- the LOC120075580 gene encoding plastid division protein CDP1, chloroplastic isoform X2, with amino-acid sequence MALSSYAMPTIPSSFCFLCLFHFNKSNNGFHQDTKIYKGFAGMTAPSSSGGMRGGNGLLIGSLSSQAADFLITPHSSLNWRLNALGIDSTTSSQTRTPTIHDKGPNGTAATLEIHVTCYQDLLMDVRDKLLFEPHYAGNMKENIPPKSSIRIPWAWLPGALCLLQEVGEAKMVLDIGQTVVQCPMAKPYMHDILLSMVLAECAIAKLGFEKNMVSQGFEALARAQYLLRSQTSLGKLKLLSQIEESLEELAPACTLELLALPNLPMNAERRAGAIAALRELLRQGLDVETSCQVQDWPCFLSQALGRLMAAEVVDLLPWDELALIRKNKKSIESQNQRVVVDFDCFFMAFKAHLALGFSSRQTELIEKAKTICECLIASEGVDLKLEEAFCDFLLGQCSDSEVFEKLQQSILNSKPAMPTRSSNLAMEKKHAENTYQLLEIWLKDTVLGVFKDTRDCSLTLVSFLRGEKKMDAKKKINHSQQQIIVPTNNRPISTSSLSEWRDVENSFLNSNSSQNLGNIIRRLTPTNLPSQLGTGKKKTDANSSSVQLKRDLRIKRWKISELWFARGSLVDKMKVLVIIGCISFASFNLMSTMIKMKPFPTWTPHKASLNTSSVFSDEGLSLDNVIVPPNTKSKANLSSSLKRLLSKLMRKGRNLAGTSDMLLSSAITASNQKLMLVEEAEALVKQWQTIKAEALGPNYQIYRLAKILDGTMLSQWQALADAAKAKSCYWRFVLLQLSVLRAELLSDKFGAMTLEIEVHLEEAAELVNEAEPKNPSYYSNYKVRYLVKRQQDGSWKFYEGDILVPT
- the LOC120075580 gene encoding plastid division protein CDP1, chloroplastic isoform X3, yielding MALSSYAMPTIPSSFCFLCLFHFNKSNNGFHQDTKIYKGFAGMTAPSSSGGMRGGNGLLIGSLSSQAADFLITPHSSLNWRLNALGIDSTTSSQTRTPTIHDKGPNGTAATLEIHVTCYQLIGVPDKSEKDEIVKSVMELRNIEIEEGYSIDAIASRQDLLMDVRDKLLFEPHYAGNMKENIPPKSSIRIPWAWLPGALCLLQEVGEAKMVLDIGQTVVQCPMAKPYMHDILLSMVLAECAIAKLGFEKNMVSQGFEALARAQYLLRSQTSLGKLKLLSQIEESLEELAPACTLELLALPNLPMNAERRAGAIAALRELLRQGLDVETSCQVQDWPCFLSQALGRLMAAEVVDLLPWDELALIRKNKKSIESQNQRVVVDFDCFFMAFKAHLALGFSSRQTELIEKAKTICECLIASEGVDLKLEEAFCDFLLGQCSDSEVFEKLQQSILNSKPAMPTRSSNLAMEKKHAENTYQLLEIWLKDTVLGVFKDTRDCSLTLVSFLRGEKKMDAKKKINHSQQQIIVPTNNRPISTSSLSEWRDVENSFLNSNSSQNLGNIIRRLTPTNLPSQLGTGKKKTDANSSSVQLKRDLRIKRWKISELWFARGSLVDKMKVLVIIGCISFASFNLMSTMIKMKPFPTWTPHKASLNTSSVFSDEGLSLDNVIVPPNTKSKANLSSSLKRLLSKLMRKGRNLAGTSDMLLSSAITASNQKLMLVEEAEALVKQWQTIKAEALGPNYQIYRLAKILDGTMLSQQL
- the LOC120075580 gene encoding plastid division protein CDP1, chloroplastic isoform X1, coding for MALSSYAMPTIPSSFCFLCLFHFNKSNNGFHQDTKIYKGFAGMTAPSSSGGMRGGNGLLIGSLSSQAADFLITPHSSLNWRLNALGIDSTTSSQTRTPTIHDKGPNGTAATLEIHVTCYQLIGVPDKSEKDEIVKSVMELRNIEIEEGYSIDAIASRQDLLMDVRDKLLFEPHYAGNMKENIPPKSSIRIPWAWLPGALCLLQEVGEAKMVLDIGQTVVQCPMAKPYMHDILLSMVLAECAIAKLGFEKNMVSQGFEALARAQYLLRSQTSLGKLKLLSQIEESLEELAPACTLELLALPNLPMNAERRAGAIAALRELLRQGLDVETSCQVQDWPCFLSQALGRLMAAEVVDLLPWDELALIRKNKKSIESQNQRVVVDFDCFFMAFKAHLALGFSSRQTELIEKAKTICECLIASEGVDLKLEEAFCDFLLGQCSDSEVFEKLQQSILNSKPAMPTRSSNLAMEKKHAENTYQLLEIWLKDTVLGVFKDTRDCSLTLVSFLRGEKKMDAKKKINHSQQQIIVPTNNRPISTSSLSEWRDVENSFLNSNSSQNLGNIIRRLTPTNLPSQLGTGKKKTDANSSSVQLKRDLRIKRWKISELWFARGSLVDKMKVLVIIGCISFASFNLMSTMIKMKPFPTWTPHKASLNTSSVFSDEGLSLDNVIVPPNTKSKANLSSSLKRLLSKLMRKGRNLAGTSDMLLSSAITASNQKLMLVEEAEALVKQWQTIKAEALGPNYQIYRLAKILDGTMLSQWQALADAAKAKSCYWRFVLLQLSVLRAELLSDKFGAMTLEIEVHLEEAAELVNEAEPKNPSYYSNYKVRYLVKRQQDGSWKFYEGDILVPT